A window of the Sabethes cyaneus chromosome 1, idSabCyanKW18_F2, whole genome shotgun sequence genome harbors these coding sequences:
- the LOC128742229 gene encoding protein asunder, giving the protein MNEFNHKTVFVLDHTPYFGISCEAPIDCEFIKSKIPIPPISKSLWTCAVEASVEYCRIAWDLFPSGKLIRFVVSDTAAHIVNTWNTSTQSLTHVMNAMSMVGVPPRQTQANDYSVIHGLRAAIEALAEPTDFQKEQISTNEQVVFNLGRVICITSARDDASMKSLEDIFRTVLVQQNTISASHKEYLNIDQCHLVIINLFPSNMESMVNNRSLIDISPILKSEIHSNKANKISNKLTHLILPHFDLASTTVTGIPMKEEQNASSSANYDVEIFHGSKAHSVFLGTELVLPHSVKDGADYETVTLKWCTPRSCGSSEMQPCLAQCRVTPVDVTSRPSSCLINFLLNGRSVLLEMPKKSGGKLTSHLLSAHGGEIFIHSLNTARSCLEDPPSISEGGGGRVTDYRINDFGQMMQLHRIVPLKPVPERTPDEHLLKMRTKLSKNSRYWPLILGSTILYNARQFVEVILMLTQKSELTEDEVLQCQKSIYQLAALEARQESLALPNMGHRLKGVKREEQYRLLWAELELVVSHSGTSAGHKAVLKCIRDCRSRNPLDAQEKDEAAEAHRASVIRATTDSPMSPPHSMSSVINDSAVTSLLAGSSRSSGKKTLGSGTKSLFDILTSTERAQSQKRIDFSGRLCTPPGQVAKLYPNFGVKDEPAAQGRQPDVK; this is encoded by the exons ATGAACGAGTTTAACCACAAGACGGTGTTCGTACTGGACCACACACCGTACTTCGGCATTTCCTGTGAAGCCCCAATCGATTGCGAGTTCATAAAGAGCAAGATTCCCATTCCGCCTATCAGCAAAAGCCTCTGGACATGTGCGGTCGAAGCATCCGTCGAATATTGTCGCATCGCTTGGGACTTATTTCCCAGTGGCAAGCTGATCCGGTTTGTCGTTAGCGATACCGCTGCCCACATCGTCAATACATGGAATACCAGCACCCAAAGTCTAACGCATGTTATGAATGCAATGTCGATGGTTGGCGTGCCTCCGCGGCAAACGCAAGCTAACGATTACTCGGTCATCCATGGATTACGAGCTGCCATCGAAGCTCTTGCGGAACCGACCGATTTTCAGAAGGAACAAATCAGCACCAACGAGCAGGTCGTGTTCAATCTAGGACGTGTTATTTGCATCACTTCTGCTCGGGATGATGCCAGCATGAAGAGCCTGGAGGATATTTTTCGTACCGTATTGGTACAACAGAATACGATATCCG CTAGCCACAAGGAATATCTTAACATCGATCAGTGTCATCTCGTTATCATTAACCTGTTTCCATCGAATATGGAATCTATGGTTAACAATAGGAGCCTCATCGACATCTCGCCAATCCTCAAATCGGAAATCCACTCCAACAAGGCGAACAAAATCTCCAACAAACTAACGCACCTTATTCTGCCACATTTCGATTTGGCCAGCACAACCGTCACCGGCATTCCGATGAAGGAGGAACAGAACGCTAGCTCGAGCGCAAACTACGATGTGGAAATTTTCCACGGCAGCAAAGCACACTCGGTGTTTCTGGGCACGGAGCTGGTACTGCCACATAGCGTTAAGGACGGAGCGGACTACGAAACCGTCACGTTGAAGTGGTGCACACCGAGAAGTTGTGGCTCATCGGAAATGCAACCCTGTCTGGCGCAGTGTCGGGTAACGCCG GTCGACGTCACTTCCCGGCCAAGCTCGTGCTTGATCAATTTCTTACTGAATGGTCGCTCAGTACTGCTGGAGATGCCGAAGAAGTCCGGCGGCAAACTAACCAGTCATTTGCTGTCGGCCCACGGAGGGGAAATCTTTATCCACTCGCTCAATACTGCTCGCAGTTGCTTGGAAGATCCACCCTCCATATCGGAAGGTGGCGGTGGACGCGTTACCGACTATCGAATTAATGATTTCGGCCAAATGATGCAGCTACACAGAATTGTCCCCCTTAAACCTGTACCTGAAAGGACACCGGATGAACATTTACTGAAAATGCGTACGAAGCTGTCGAAAAACTCCCGCTACTGGCCACTGATTCTGGGTAGCACGATCTTATACAATGCGCGTCAGTTTGTCGAGGTGATTCTGATGTTAACGCAAAAATCGGAACTGACAGAAGACGAAGTACTGCAGTGTCAGAAATCGATTTACCAGCTGGCTGCCTTGGAAGCACGCCAGGAATCGTTAGCATTGCCAAACATGGGCCACCGACTGAAAGGTGTCAAACGAGAAGAACAGTATCGTTTACTGTGGGCCGAATTGGAGTTGGTGGTAAGTCACAGTGGAACCTCCGCCGGACATAAAGCGGTACTCAAGTGCATACGCGATTGTCGAAGTAGGAACCCACTGGATGCACAGGAAAAAGACGAAGCAGCGGAGGCGCACCGAGCATCGGTGATTCGAGCGACGACGGACTCCCCGATGTCTCCGCCCCATTCAATGTCGTCGGTAATTAACGATAGTGCGGTGACTAGTTTGCTTGCCGGCTCCAGCCGTTCGTCGGGTAAGAAAACTTTAGGCAGCGGAACGAAGTCCCTGTTTGATATTCTCACTTCCACGGAGAGAGCTCAGAGTCAGAAGCGAATCGATTTTAGCGGTAGACTGTGTACACCCCCTGGCCAGGTGGCCAAACTGTATCCCAACTTCGGAGTAAAGGACGAACCTGCCGCTCAGGGTAGGCAACCGGACGTTAAGTGA